Proteins from one Lacrimispora sphenoides genomic window:
- a CDS encoding family 4 glycosyl hydrolase, with the protein MKIAVIGGAGVRTVIFINGLLKHYKNLNIDEVVLYDIQEEKQKIIEKLCKHVVNREQKDLKVWAVSDPVEAIRGADFIVTTLRVGGDSARVIDETVALDLGVIGQETTGAGGFSMAVRTIPVLLKYCEMIKRHAPEAWIFNFTNPSGLVTQAMHSAGYSRIIGICDAPSSTKYRMAKALGVTEDELYVEFFGLNHLSWIRSVKKKGKEILPELLSDDGFLKHIQEFSIFDPELLRSIGFLPNEYLYYYYHREKALENIKISGATRGKTIEAVNIRMMEELQAMDMDGDPEGALQVFLYYLQLRENSYMSIETGLEKRPLIEKGQLEVPEGMGYAGVMLDCIEGMQREEGKYLVLSIENNGSIPGLEDQDVIETTCLVSKDGICPVKIEEVPEDCYLLIRLIKRYEKLTIEAVKTQSRETAIRALTLHPLVNSYSLAKQLVDRYDEAYGGMKNAI; encoded by the coding sequence ATGAAGATTGCAGTGATTGGAGGAGCGGGCGTACGTACCGTTATTTTTATAAATGGTCTTTTAAAACATTATAAAAATCTAAATATCGATGAAGTTGTTCTCTATGACATCCAGGAGGAAAAGCAGAAAATTATTGAAAAGCTCTGTAAGCATGTGGTAAATCGTGAACAGAAAGATTTGAAGGTATGGGCTGTATCCGATCCGGTGGAGGCTATAAGGGGGGCAGACTTTATTGTAACGACCCTTCGTGTGGGGGGAGATTCAGCCCGGGTAATCGATGAGACAGTCGCACTGGACCTGGGAGTTATTGGTCAGGAAACCACTGGAGCAGGGGGATTTTCCATGGCTGTGCGAACAATCCCGGTGTTGTTGAAATACTGCGAGATGATAAAAAGACACGCACCTGAGGCGTGGATTTTTAATTTTACGAATCCCTCGGGTCTGGTAACTCAGGCGATGCATAGTGCCGGATATTCCAGGATCATCGGAATCTGTGATGCTCCAAGCAGCACAAAATACCGCATGGCAAAGGCACTGGGAGTGACGGAAGATGAGCTTTACGTGGAGTTTTTCGGATTGAATCATCTCTCCTGGATTCGTAGCGTAAAAAAGAAAGGGAAAGAAATCCTGCCGGAGCTTCTGTCTGATGACGGATTTTTAAAGCATATACAGGAATTTTCAATTTTTGATCCGGAACTGCTGCGTTCGATTGGATTCCTTCCCAATGAATACCTATATTATTACTACCATAGGGAAAAGGCACTTGAAAATATAAAAATATCGGGAGCAACCAGAGGAAAGACGATTGAAGCCGTCAATATCAGGATGATGGAGGAGCTGCAAGCCATGGATATGGATGGGGATCCGGAAGGAGCGCTGCAGGTTTTCCTTTATTATTTGCAGCTCAGGGAAAACTCCTACATGAGCATCGAAACCGGTCTTGAAAAGCGGCCGCTGATTGAAAAGGGACAGCTTGAGGTTCCTGAGGGCATGGGATATGCCGGTGTTATGCTGGACTGCATCGAGGGAATGCAGAGGGAAGAGGGAAAGTATCTTGTGCTTTCCATCGAAAATAACGGAAGCATTCCGGGGCTTGAAGATCAGGACGTGATTGAAACCACCTGTCTGGTATCCAAGGATGGTATTTGTCCGGTTAAGATCGAAGAGGTGCCGGAAGACTGTTATTTATTGATCCGCCTGATTAAGAGGTATGAGAAACTTACGATTGAAGCTGTGAAAACACAATCAAGAGAAACTGCCATAAGAGCGCTGACGCTGCATCCTCTGGTAAATTCCTATTCATTGGCAAAGCAGCTGGTGGATAGATACGATGAAGCGTATGGAGGAATGAAAAATGCCATTTGA
- a CDS encoding alpha-mannosidase, whose product MPFDFHNRDRIKNIIEELESLRYRDRKDLEGLLLWEDHGTISNRIPQGAGQPVETGFCWKGWDRYNWLTADVEIPQEWKAKEVLGLFDFGARTGTGNNGDFESLLYLNGKPYQAVDGNHHEVFLEPAVNGYSQELKFRLWSGLSGGGIPEEKMMEIRRAQIGILDHPTDDLYYLAKAALETYDLLPVGNEYKEWILNILVHTFTKINFTEPGSEEFYETVKRAWQFLDSKMDGRGKPDVNVSLIGHTHIDVAWLWRLRHTREKAARSFSTVNRLMEKYPEYRFLQTQAQLYEFIKEDYPDIYTYIQKRVKEGRWEPSGAMWVECDCNLASGESIIRQILIGKNFFREEFSYESEYLWLPDVFGYSWALPQILKKSGIDTFMTTKISWNDTNRLPYDTFRWKGMDGTEVTAHFITTTDPGEDYYTYNGNTSPDAIKGVWEQYKNKDTNKDLLISFGFGDGGGGPTRTQIKQAEAAGKIPGLPHVKMEMPTEYFRRLNRTLKENPMAGYIPVWDGELYLEFHRGTYTSQAYNKKMNRRMEYLLRDTEILSVLARVTAGVPYDYNNLLKAWKIVLCHQFHDILPGSAIKEVYEDSHVEYGRALQLIKETMEAVNQALYAPEAGCYTVFNNSNWVRSGAALFRMTDTELSHYKGYMVIDEDGQEVKAVWKENGVLIWIFQIQPFSFSTFRLVTNKAGHTNAELSDSKVGASQIETPFYTISWNEKGQLNRIYDKKAEREVLPEGKCANVLQMFEDKPRCFDAWELEPTIDLKRETVENCIEVNTRKHSLGWEVEFTWLYHKSRIWQTVCLYEESPRIDFKTIVDWQERQKLLKASFPVDVRAVDARFDIQNGNIRRPITRNTTWEAAKFEVAAHKWVDIWETGYGMAVLNDCKYGHDVKEDTIRLTLLKSAVDPDYTADLGTHEFTYAILPHDKEWYEAGIEQQAFDLNNPLTGKPGQNRLGSESWISFNQENLVVDALKREENGERIILRFHEFEGRRCDVKISSRLPVVQWCECNLMEEETTFNPGEIQVQLKPYEIKTLLLELELRKETIDGFCIL is encoded by the coding sequence ATGCCATTTGATTTTCACAATCGGGACAGAATTAAAAATATCATAGAAGAGCTGGAAAGCCTTAGATATAGAGACAGAAAAGACCTGGAAGGGTTGTTATTATGGGAGGATCATGGGACAATAAGCAACCGAATTCCCCAAGGGGCAGGACAGCCGGTGGAAACCGGTTTTTGCTGGAAGGGATGGGATCGTTATAACTGGCTGACTGCTGACGTAGAAATTCCCCAGGAATGGAAAGCTAAAGAGGTACTGGGACTGTTTGACTTCGGTGCCCGGACCGGAACAGGAAATAACGGGGATTTCGAGAGTTTACTGTACTTAAACGGAAAGCCTTATCAGGCAGTGGATGGAAATCACCATGAAGTGTTTTTGGAGCCGGCAGTAAATGGCTATTCCCAGGAGCTGAAATTTCGTCTGTGGTCGGGACTAAGCGGCGGCGGAATTCCTGAGGAAAAGATGATGGAAATCCGCCGGGCGCAGATAGGAATTCTTGATCATCCCACAGATGATCTGTATTATCTTGCAAAGGCGGCACTTGAGACTTATGACTTGCTGCCGGTGGGAAATGAGTATAAAGAATGGATCTTAAATATTCTGGTCCATACTTTTACCAAGATTAACTTTACAGAGCCCGGTAGTGAAGAATTTTATGAGACTGTGAAAAGGGCCTGGCAGTTTCTTGACTCAAAGATGGATGGCAGGGGAAAGCCGGACGTGAACGTAAGTCTGATCGGACATACGCACATCGATGTGGCCTGGCTGTGGCGGCTGCGCCATACAAGAGAAAAGGCTGCACGCTCATTTTCTACCGTGAACCGGCTTATGGAGAAGTATCCTGAATATCGGTTTCTTCAGACACAGGCACAGTTATACGAGTTTATCAAGGAAGATTATCCTGATATCTATACATATATTCAAAAGCGTGTGAAAGAGGGAAGATGGGAACCCTCCGGAGCCATGTGGGTGGAGTGTGACTGCAACTTAGCTTCCGGAGAATCTATCATTCGTCAGATTCTTATTGGAAAAAATTTCTTCAGAGAGGAATTCAGTTATGAAAGCGAATACTTATGGCTCCCGGATGTGTTCGGATACTCCTGGGCACTGCCCCAGATTTTAAAAAAATCGGGGATAGATACATTTATGACCACAAAAATAAGCTGGAACGACACCAATCGTCTGCCTTATGATACCTTCCGCTGGAAAGGAATGGACGGAACTGAAGTGACGGCCCATTTTATCACAACAACAGATCCGGGAGAGGACTACTATACCTATAACGGCAATACCAGTCCGGACGCCATAAAGGGTGTGTGGGAGCAATATAAAAATAAGGATACCAATAAAGATCTGCTGATTTCCTTTGGATTCGGTGATGGGGGAGGCGGCCCTACCAGAACCCAGATAAAACAGGCAGAAGCCGCTGGCAAGATTCCCGGTCTGCCCCATGTAAAGATGGAGATGCCTACGGAATATTTCCGCCGTCTAAACCGAACATTGAAAGAAAATCCTATGGCTGGCTATATTCCCGTGTGGGATGGCGAATTGTATCTGGAGTTTCACCGGGGGACCTATACTTCTCAGGCCTACAATAAGAAGATGAACCGGAGAATGGAATATCTTCTTCGTGATACAGAGATACTTTCGGTACTGGCCAGGGTAACTGCGGGAGTACCTTATGATTATAATAATCTTTTAAAAGCGTGGAAAATTGTGCTGTGTCATCAGTTCCACGATATTCTTCCAGGCTCAGCTATTAAAGAAGTGTATGAGGACAGCCATGTGGAATACGGCCGGGCCCTGCAGCTGATAAAGGAAACCATGGAAGCGGTGAATCAGGCGCTTTATGCACCGGAAGCAGGATGTTATACGGTGTTCAATAACTCGAACTGGGTGAGAAGCGGGGCAGCTCTTTTCCGTATGACCGATACAGAGCTTTCTCATTATAAAGGGTATATGGTGATAGATGAAGACGGTCAGGAAGTAAAAGCAGTCTGGAAAGAAAACGGGGTGCTTATATGGATTTTCCAGATACAGCCATTCTCATTTTCCACGTTCCGCCTGGTGACCAATAAGGCCGGGCATACCAATGCGGAGCTTTCAGATTCTAAGGTAGGAGCATCTCAGATTGAAACGCCATTTTACACGATTTCGTGGAATGAGAAGGGTCAGTTGAACCGTATCTACGATAAAAAAGCGGAGCGGGAAGTTCTTCCGGAAGGGAAATGCGCCAACGTACTTCAGATGTTTGAAGACAAACCCAGATGTTTTGACGCCTGGGAACTGGAGCCTACCATTGACTTAAAAAGAGAGACAGTGGAGAACTGCATTGAAGTCAATACCAGAAAACACAGTCTGGGCTGGGAAGTGGAGTTTACCTGGCTGTATCATAAATCCCGAATTTGGCAGACGGTGTGCCTGTATGAAGAAAGTCCGCGGATTGATTTTAAGACGATCGTAGACTGGCAAGAGCGTCAGAAGTTGTTAAAGGCCAGCTTTCCCGTGGATGTACGTGCGGTAGATGCCCGGTTTGATATTCAAAATGGAAATATCCGCAGGCCGATTACCAGAAATACGACCTGGGAAGCTGCTAAGTTTGAGGTGGCAGCTCACAAATGGGTGGATATCTGGGAAACCGGCTATGGAATGGCCGTGTTGAATGACTGCAAGTATGGCCACGATGTGAAAGAGGATACCATCCGCCTGACTCTTTTAAAATCGGCAGTGGATCCTGATTATACGGCAGACCTTGGAACTCATGAATTTACGTATGCTATTCTGCCTCATGATAAGGAATGGTATGAGGCGGGCATTGAGCAGCAGGCATTTGATTTAAATAATCCGCTGACCGGAAAGCCGGGTCAAAACAGACTGGGAAGTGAGAGCTGGATTTCATTTAATCAGGAGAATCTGGTTGTGGATGCGCTGAAACGCGAAGAAAACGGAGAACGCATCATACTACGCTTCCATGAGTTTGAGGGCAGAAGATGCGATGTGAAAATCAGCAGCAGACTGCCGGTGGTACAATGGTGTGAGTGTAATCTGATGGAAGAGGAGACAACGTTTAACCCAGGAGAGATTCAAGTACAGCTGAAGCCTTATGAAATAAAGACTTTGTTGCTGGAACTGGAATTAAGAAAGGAAACGATAGATGGATTTTGTATTTTATGA
- a CDS encoding pullulanase X25 domain-containing protein, with protein sequence MDFVFYETISREVLENYLSRCVTAAGLFESKTLTDDLRVIKEMGVKFLGRASGIWYMPMEDEEHFRLSRELADKVHTVDPEIILQACVFEWIVERMEDIRIPDYVFKAFGMKPEERTFRMQEALFTDESSGYISRREDPSKNGGIPDLSRQEAQMWLYYRATRYIDCGYEALHMGQVHLYTAHDPGMEKTARLFAMIREYARLHGRRHKVLLDAHTHGVNIRGKLLFDYHAMPFTRVPLLEVPGEKLVLVREGYSEGGENPNGWSADTMPYLMEYDNWGGLVVEDRDSYSREELAWRDWWGYDQIAWFANQSEESRNHFLEYTYKWTEINNLNAYFELPFRRMLGDGAVTGIRADNGEPDRQNFYQINRKSSNCPMGFSQEETAKRLWATEHELRKKAANPEMLIRYGAGEVYDETTGMKLPEKIVVYGSFQPHVGAVKNDSNSEVTRMYYIGDNTYTLSVVIPFAGTYDYSVATYGTLSATYQEDRYPRSGSGNKAHFTTEKDNMAVRFKYRFITNEVTVETFD encoded by the coding sequence ATGGATTTTGTATTTTATGAAACGATATCAAGGGAAGTGTTGGAGAACTATCTGTCCCGCTGCGTAACTGCAGCAGGATTATTCGAAAGCAAAACCCTTACAGATGATCTGCGCGTTATCAAAGAGATGGGCGTAAAATTTCTGGGAAGGGCATCCGGTATTTGGTATATGCCAATGGAGGACGAAGAGCATTTTCGTCTTTCCAGAGAACTGGCGGATAAAGTCCATACTGTAGATCCTGAGATTATTCTTCAGGCCTGCGTGTTTGAGTGGATTGTGGAGCGGATGGAGGATATCAGGATACCGGACTATGTATTCAAAGCTTTTGGGATGAAGCCGGAAGAGAGAACCTTTCGGATGCAGGAGGCATTGTTTACGGATGAATCATCTGGTTATATAAGCCGCAGAGAAGATCCGTCTAAAAATGGAGGTATCCCGGATCTGTCCCGCCAGGAAGCGCAGATGTGGTTATATTACCGTGCAACCAGATATATTGACTGTGGGTATGAAGCTTTGCATATGGGACAGGTGCACCTATACACAGCTCATGATCCGGGTATGGAAAAGACAGCGCGGCTTTTTGCAATGATACGGGAATATGCCAGATTGCATGGGAGACGGCACAAGGTGCTTCTGGATGCCCATACCCATGGCGTAAATATCCGTGGAAAGCTGCTGTTTGACTATCACGCAATGCCTTTTACCAGAGTTCCACTTCTGGAAGTACCCGGAGAGAAGCTGGTGTTGGTGAGAGAGGGTTACAGTGAAGGGGGAGAAAATCCCAATGGATGGTCTGCAGACACTATGCCTTATTTGATGGAGTATGATAATTGGGGCGGATTAGTGGTGGAAGACCGGGATTCCTATTCAAGAGAAGAGCTGGCATGGAGGGATTGGTGGGGATATGATCAGATTGCCTGGTTTGCCAATCAGTCAGAAGAGAGCCGAAATCACTTTCTGGAGTATACTTACAAATGGACAGAGATTAATAATCTCAATGCTTACTTTGAACTGCCATTTCGCCGGATGCTGGGAGATGGGGCGGTCACAGGAATAAGAGCTGACAACGGGGAACCAGACCGTCAGAATTTTTATCAGATAAACCGGAAGAGTTCCAATTGCCCCATGGGATTCAGTCAGGAGGAGACAGCGAAGCGGTTATGGGCCACTGAACATGAATTGAGAAAAAAAGCGGCCAATCCTGAGATGCTCATCCGCTATGGAGCCGGAGAAGTCTATGATGAAACGACCGGAATGAAGCTGCCGGAGAAAATTGTGGTATATGGAAGTTTTCAGCCTCATGTGGGGGCAGTAAAAAATGATTCTAACAGCGAAGTGACCCGGATGTATTACATAGGTGACAACACCTATACATTATCTGTGGTGATACCGTTTGCAGGAACATATGATTATTCGGTAGCGACTTACGGAACGTTGTCAGCTACCTATCAGGAAGACAGATATCCCAGAAGCGGCTCAGGCAATAAGGCGCATTTTACCACGGAGAAAGATAATATGGCTGTGCGTTTTAAATATCGGTTTATTACAAATGAAGTTACAGTAGAGACGTTTGATTGA